The following coding sequences lie in one Agrobacterium vitis genomic window:
- a CDS encoding Ldh family oxidoreductase codes for MTLKTNFAAETCCLPFEALQNLLKRIFLAAGASEHVANILSVNCAGCERDGALSHGIFRIPGYVNSIRSGWVDPAAVPVLETGSSGFLRVDARNGFTQIALDFAAQSLKERARQEGVALLSIRNSHHFSALWPDVVPFAEEGLLAIAMVNSFACTAPFDAKVPVFGTNPVAFAAPCDGMAPMVVDMATSAIANGDVQIAAREGFSLPPGLGIDRSGEPTVNPRAVLDGGALLTFGGYKGSAISMLVEVMSAALTGGKFSYEVDWSDYPGAQTPHTGQLVILIDPDVGRNAQFSHRVRHLVERLRLAKVSRLPGDRRLATRERSMREGVCLQKSDLEKMEFLAQQRWAST; via the coding sequence ATGACATTGAAAACGAATTTCGCAGCGGAAACCTGCTGCCTGCCGTTCGAAGCCCTTCAGAACCTCCTCAAACGCATTTTCCTGGCGGCCGGAGCAAGCGAGCACGTCGCGAACATCCTGAGCGTCAATTGCGCTGGGTGCGAACGCGATGGGGCGCTTTCACACGGCATTTTCAGAATACCCGGCTATGTAAATTCCATTCGCAGCGGTTGGGTCGACCCTGCCGCCGTGCCAGTTCTGGAGACCGGTAGCTCGGGCTTCCTGCGGGTCGATGCCCGTAACGGATTTACGCAGATCGCACTCGATTTCGCGGCACAGTCTTTGAAGGAGCGCGCAAGGCAGGAAGGCGTCGCATTGCTTTCGATCCGCAATTCTCATCATTTCAGCGCGCTTTGGCCGGATGTCGTGCCCTTCGCCGAAGAGGGCCTACTGGCCATCGCGATGGTCAACAGCTTCGCCTGCACTGCGCCTTTCGATGCCAAGGTGCCGGTTTTCGGCACCAATCCGGTTGCCTTTGCTGCGCCCTGTGACGGCATGGCGCCTATGGTCGTCGATATGGCCACGAGCGCCATCGCCAATGGCGATGTGCAGATTGCTGCGCGTGAAGGCTTCAGCCTGCCGCCTGGGCTAGGCATCGACCGGAGTGGAGAGCCAACCGTCAATCCGCGTGCGGTACTGGATGGCGGCGCACTGCTGACATTCGGCGGCTACAAGGGCTCGGCCATTTCCATGCTGGTGGAAGTGATGAGCGCCGCTTTGACCGGAGGCAAGTTTTCCTATGAAGTGGACTGGTCCGACTATCCTGGAGCGCAGACGCCGCATACGGGCCAGCTCGTTATTTTGATCGATCCGGATGTTGGCCGCAACGCGCAATTCAGCCACCGCGTCCGGCATCTGGTCGAACGGCTCCGGCTCGCAAAGGTCTCGCGCCTGCCAGGCGATCGCCGGCTGGCGACACGCGAGCGTTCGATGCGGGAGGGGGTGTGCCTGCAAAAGAGCGACCTGGAGAAAATGGAATTTCTCGCGCAGCAAAGGTGGGCATCAACCTGA
- a CDS encoding helix-turn-helix domain-containing protein → METETSQRSSPRAGTKSLSVILRKLRKNAGLSIGELAERSTLAPSTLSKIENAQMSPTYETILSLASGLGVDVSELFAHKPSSPVSGRRAVTRVGEGSKLKTSHYEYELLCADIANKKIIPLLTRINAHSVQEFETLVVHPGEEFVYVLEGSVTLHTDLYAPTVLNAGDSCYFDSMMGHALVSTSSEPATILWVCSNVISPLIG, encoded by the coding sequence ATGGAGACGGAGACCTCTCAGCGCAGCTCGCCGCGAGCGGGTACGAAATCTCTTTCGGTAATTTTGCGCAAACTGCGAAAGAATGCGGGCCTCAGCATCGGCGAACTCGCGGAAAGGAGTACTCTAGCCCCCTCGACGCTCTCGAAAATCGAGAACGCGCAGATGTCGCCGACCTATGAGACGATCCTCAGTCTGGCAAGCGGCCTGGGTGTCGATGTATCTGAACTGTTCGCCCACAAGCCTAGTTCACCAGTCAGTGGACGCCGCGCCGTCACCCGTGTCGGCGAAGGCTCAAAGCTGAAGACCAGTCATTACGAATACGAACTTCTCTGTGCAGACATTGCCAACAAAAAAATCATTCCGCTACTGACGCGGATCAACGCGCATTCGGTACAGGAATTCGAGACATTGGTTGTCCATCCTGGAGAGGAATTCGTCTACGTTCTCGAGGGCAGCGTCACTCTACATACCGATCTCTACGCCCCCACCGTCCTCAATGCTGGCGACAGCTGCTATTTCGACAGCATGATGGGACATGCGCTGGTCAGCACCTCCAGCGAGCCTGCCACCATCCTTTGGGTTTGCTCGAATGTCATAAGTCCATTGATCGGCTGA
- a CDS encoding ArgE/DapE family deacylase, protein MPSNETAKSDLPLDLATLSEALDDVIEAGFQRQVQWLGQLVSFGSVRGNEAPCQDWLASEFQARGWLVDQFAIADVPIAGKPGASPAVDVDYAKAMQVVASLPDPDPAHRSLILQGHIDVVPPGAPELWDRDPFQPKVENGFMWGRGTNDMKAGVCEMVFALDALRTLGYVPAGKVFVETVSEEECTGNGALATLERGYRADACLIPESLDHRLLRAELGSVWFRARILGRPGHVLSASRTSNAILAAFEYVADLEELTKTINEEAKQHPWFGHIESPVKFSLGKIQGGDWLGSVPSWCEIECRLSVLPDHPLPMVRQRVLDCISACAKRLSAEKIPDVTWIGFQADGHVFEPGSEAEAVLSRCHRYVMGTELETFSQTATSDTRQYDLYYGIPTLCYGGRGFDSHSPRERTDLDSVKSMTKIIAIFIADWCGLRQISVASG, encoded by the coding sequence ATGCCATCGAATGAAACTGCAAAATCAGATCTGCCTTTGGATCTGGCCACACTTTCAGAAGCGCTTGATGACGTGATCGAGGCGGGGTTCCAGAGGCAGGTACAGTGGCTGGGCCAGCTCGTCTCTTTCGGATCGGTTCGTGGCAACGAGGCGCCGTGCCAGGATTGGCTGGCATCGGAGTTCCAGGCGCGCGGCTGGCTGGTGGACCAGTTCGCGATTGCCGACGTGCCGATCGCGGGAAAGCCTGGCGCTTCGCCGGCAGTGGATGTGGACTATGCGAAGGCCATGCAGGTCGTTGCCTCGCTTCCCGATCCCGATCCCGCCCATCGTAGCCTTATCTTGCAAGGGCACATCGACGTGGTGCCGCCGGGCGCGCCAGAATTGTGGGATCGTGATCCATTCCAGCCAAAGGTCGAAAATGGTTTCATGTGGGGACGCGGCACCAACGATATGAAAGCCGGTGTCTGCGAGATGGTCTTCGCGCTCGATGCTCTCCGCACGCTCGGCTATGTCCCAGCCGGAAAAGTCTTCGTCGAGACGGTGAGTGAAGAGGAGTGCACCGGTAATGGCGCCCTTGCGACGCTCGAGCGTGGCTACAGGGCGGACGCCTGCCTTATCCCGGAATCGCTCGATCATCGCCTGCTGCGGGCCGAGCTCGGATCCGTCTGGTTTCGAGCCCGGATCCTTGGACGACCCGGCCATGTCCTGAGCGCCTCGCGCACCTCGAACGCGATTCTCGCCGCATTCGAATATGTCGCCGACCTCGAGGAGCTCACAAAAACGATCAACGAGGAGGCAAAACAGCATCCCTGGTTCGGTCACATTGAAAGCCCGGTCAAGTTCAGTCTCGGCAAGATTCAGGGAGGAGACTGGCTTGGCTCCGTACCCTCTTGGTGCGAGATCGAATGCCGGCTGTCGGTCCTGCCGGACCATCCGCTGCCAATGGTCAGGCAACGTGTTCTGGATTGCATCTCCGCCTGTGCGAAACGCCTGTCCGCTGAAAAAATTCCGGACGTCACCTGGATTGGATTCCAGGCAGACGGCCACGTCTTCGAACCCGGTTCGGAGGCGGAAGCCGTCCTTTCCAGGTGCCACCGCTACGTCATGGGAACGGAATTGGAAACGTTCAGCCAGACCGCAACGAGCGACACACGGCAGTACGACCTATACTATGGCATTCCGACGCTTTGCTACGGCGGTAGAGGTTTCGACAGCCATTCTCCTCGGGAACGGACAGATCTTGATAGCGTGAAATCCATGACAAAAATCATCGCAATTTTTATTGCAGATTGGTGTGGACTAAGGCAGATATCGGTGGCGTCCGGTTGA
- a CDS encoding sugar ABC transporter substrate-binding protein, whose translation MKYRMLAAALLLGTCLTPFATTAQDKPLKIAFLAASSQNGFNQAIYAGIEKAAKAAGNVTTEIFDGEFSAPTQFSQVEDLTAGKRFDAIIIAPNDTVGIATALEDATAAGIKVATTLFPIGPDLKNMQPQVKGLTTTVASDPSIGASAQAEAVVKSCEGKRPCNVVIMIGQLIYPFDNLRYETFKTVLAKHDNIKIVATGEGNYSPDTSLKAMQDILQANPKIDAVLSNADQHLLGVEIALEDAGIDPSSVYLIGGGLNQITVDKIRNGTFKASLANFPVSMGSAALESVVTSLKGGTVPVWTDESKLRDIPQIVDKAWLDAHPDFTAEWQG comes from the coding sequence ATGAAATACCGAATGCTTGCCGCCGCCCTTCTGCTTGGCACCTGCCTCACGCCGTTTGCGACCACCGCCCAGGACAAACCTTTGAAGATCGCCTTTCTGGCGGCCTCTAGCCAGAACGGCTTCAATCAGGCCATCTATGCTGGCATTGAAAAGGCGGCCAAGGCGGCGGGAAATGTCACCACCGAGATATTCGATGGTGAATTCTCCGCCCCGACGCAGTTTAGCCAGGTCGAAGACCTGACCGCCGGAAAGCGCTTCGACGCGATCATCATCGCGCCGAACGATACGGTCGGCATAGCCACCGCGCTTGAGGACGCGACGGCTGCGGGCATCAAGGTCGCAACCACCCTCTTCCCCATCGGTCCAGACCTCAAGAACATGCAGCCGCAGGTCAAGGGACTGACGACGACAGTCGCGTCCGACCCGTCGATCGGTGCCTCCGCGCAGGCAGAGGCGGTGGTAAAATCCTGTGAGGGCAAGCGCCCCTGCAACGTCGTCATCATGATCGGACAGTTGATCTATCCATTCGACAATCTGCGCTACGAGACGTTCAAGACCGTTCTCGCCAAGCATGACAACATCAAAATCGTGGCGACCGGCGAAGGAAATTACAGCCCCGACACGTCCCTCAAGGCTATGCAGGATATCCTCCAGGCCAATCCGAAGATCGACGCAGTGCTGTCCAACGCCGACCAGCATCTGCTAGGCGTCGAGATCGCGTTAGAAGATGCCGGCATTGATCCCTCATCCGTCTATCTCATCGGCGGCGGGCTGAACCAGATCACCGTCGATAAGATCCGCAACGGCACCTTCAAGGCGTCGCTTGCCAACTTCCCGGTCTCCATGGGTTCCGCGGCGCTTGAATCCGTCGTCACTTCGCTGAAGGGCGGCACCGTACCTGTCTGGACTGACGAATCCAAGCTGCGAGATATTCCGCAGATCGTCGATAAGGCCTGGCTCGATGCTCATCCAGATTTTACGGCTGAATGGCAGGGCTGA
- a CDS encoding sugar ABC transporter ATP-binding protein, whose translation MTKSDIAVRIHGVAKSFGGTRILHDISIDFEAGKVHALVGENGAGKSSVGKIVGGYYSADEGEIIVFGEQMTRYSPREALLRGIAMIHQELQLVPELSVLQNVFLGRETNKVGFLTRGDRDRFAALEITCDFGLDPDAKVADLRIAERQKVEIMRAIARDARVIIMDEPTSSLTEDEAERLHLLIRRLKSQGVTIIYVSHFLDHIIANCDRVTIMRDGHVVRTTNIADESKESLVDSMLGRALEIVWPPLPAAPSREIAPVAEMREVSTHTGLHDISLTVRPGEIVGLIGLVGSGRTEVARALFGADTITQGDYFIRGQRQNRLDIPSAVAQGIALVPEDRRKQGLVLTQTTRPNISLATLDRISRFGLLKRRQECNRTAGMIRHFGIVPEKIDGDVAYYSGGNQQKVLLAKWAVAKPRLLILDEPSRGVDIGARQRIHAFILEMAANGVGVVLISSELEEVINLSHRGYLMSEGRIFGEEDCRTLTVERALKRIFEIQSRNMPSEEFKVP comes from the coding sequence ATGACGAAAAGCGACATCGCCGTTCGTATTCATGGCGTTGCGAAGAGTTTCGGAGGCACCCGCATTCTTCACGACATCAGCATCGATTTCGAAGCGGGCAAGGTCCACGCGCTGGTCGGTGAAAATGGCGCGGGCAAATCCAGTGTGGGTAAGATCGTCGGTGGATACTATTCCGCTGACGAAGGCGAGATCATCGTCTTTGGCGAGCAGATGACCCGCTATTCCCCGCGCGAAGCGCTTCTGCGCGGCATTGCCATGATCCACCAGGAACTTCAGCTGGTGCCGGAACTGTCTGTGCTGCAGAACGTCTTCCTCGGCCGGGAGACAAACAAGGTAGGCTTTCTCACGCGCGGCGATCGAGACCGCTTTGCGGCACTCGAAATCACCTGTGACTTCGGGCTCGACCCGGATGCGAAGGTGGCGGACCTCAGGATCGCCGAACGGCAGAAGGTCGAGATCATGCGGGCAATCGCCCGCGATGCCCGCGTCATCATCATGGACGAACCAACCTCGTCGCTGACGGAGGACGAGGCAGAACGCCTGCATCTTCTCATCCGCCGACTGAAAAGCCAGGGCGTAACGATCATCTATGTCAGCCATTTTCTCGACCATATCATTGCCAATTGCGATCGTGTCACCATCATGCGCGACGGCCATGTGGTGCGCACAACGAACATTGCCGACGAAAGCAAGGAGAGCCTTGTCGACAGCATGCTCGGACGGGCTCTCGAAATCGTCTGGCCACCCCTGCCCGCCGCACCTTCGCGCGAGATCGCCCCGGTCGCGGAAATGCGTGAGGTCTCGACCCACACCGGTCTGCACGATATCTCGTTGACGGTCAGACCGGGTGAGATCGTCGGACTGATCGGCCTTGTCGGCTCCGGTCGCACGGAGGTGGCCCGCGCGCTGTTCGGTGCAGACACCATTACACAGGGCGACTATTTCATCCGGGGGCAGCGACAAAATCGGCTCGATATTCCCTCGGCAGTGGCACAGGGCATCGCCCTCGTTCCCGAGGATCGTCGCAAGCAGGGCCTTGTTCTGACCCAGACCACCCGGCCCAACATCAGCCTTGCGACACTGGACCGGATCAGTCGCTTCGGTTTACTAAAGAGGCGCCAGGAGTGCAACCGCACGGCTGGGATGATCCGGCATTTCGGTATCGTACCGGAAAAGATCGACGGGGACGTCGCCTATTATTCCGGTGGCAACCAGCAGAAAGTGCTTCTGGCCAAATGGGCCGTTGCTAAACCAAGGCTTCTTATTCTGGACGAGCCGAGCCGCGGCGTCGACATCGGCGCACGCCAGCGCATTCACGCCTTTATTCTTGAAATGGCTGCAAACGGAGTGGGCGTCGTACTGATCTCGTCCGAACTCGAGGAAGTCATCAATCTTTCGCATCGCGGCTACCTCATGAGCGAAGGCCGCATTTTCGGCGAGGAAGATTGCCGCACCCTAACGGTCGAAAGGGCCCTCAAGCGCATCTTCGAAATCCAGAGCCGAAACATGCCATCCGAGGAGTTTAAGGTTCCATGA
- a CDS encoding ABC transporter permease codes for MNKSPTAGSAKNEGRPFNAGAFAREYGVLVIIAALLIGLSLVSDSFLTVRNLLNIVNQSAPLMIIACALTLVIIGGGFDLSTGAIFGVAAVSSGWIATQVDPYVAILAGPLIGLALGAVNGLIITTFNVHSFLVTLATSLVYRGIAILITGGSLIPVRIEAFSWLGRGRIGMVNVAVIVVIVFMIMMVVLLNRTTFGRKVFAVGGNEEAAILSGIRTNLVKIITFTLSGGAAGLAGVITVSRLSMAEPQAGAGLELEAIAAVILGGTAITGGAGAIWRSIAGVLLMALIGNGFNILNVNPFFKDLTTGVIIVIAVALAASNSRR; via the coding sequence ATGAACAAATCACCGACAGCCGGATCTGCAAAAAATGAAGGCAGACCTTTCAACGCAGGCGCCTTTGCCCGCGAATACGGCGTTCTCGTCATCATTGCGGCTTTGCTGATCGGGCTCAGCCTGGTCTCGGACAGTTTTCTGACGGTGCGCAACCTGCTCAATATCGTCAATCAAAGCGCACCGCTGATGATTATCGCCTGCGCATTGACACTGGTCATCATTGGCGGCGGATTCGACCTGTCGACCGGTGCCATCTTTGGCGTGGCCGCTGTCTCGTCCGGTTGGATCGCAACGCAGGTCGATCCCTATGTCGCCATCCTTGCGGGCCCATTGATCGGGCTGGCTCTCGGCGCTGTCAACGGATTGATCATCACCACCTTCAACGTACATTCCTTCCTCGTTACCCTCGCAACCAGTCTCGTTTATCGCGGTATCGCGATCCTGATCACAGGCGGCTCGCTCATTCCTGTGCGGATCGAAGCCTTTTCCTGGCTCGGACGCGGGCGCATCGGCATGGTCAACGTGGCGGTTATTGTCGTCATCGTTTTCATGATCATGATGGTGGTGCTGCTCAACCGCACGACCTTCGGGCGCAAGGTCTTCGCTGTCGGCGGCAATGAAGAGGCGGCCATCCTCTCCGGCATCAGAACCAATCTGGTCAAGATAATCACCTTCACGCTCAGTGGCGGCGCTGCAGGGCTTGCCGGTGTGATTACTGTGTCGCGCCTCTCCATGGCCGAACCGCAGGCGGGCGCCGGTCTTGAACTGGAGGCAATCGCGGCCGTCATTCTCGGTGGCACGGCAATCACGGGCGGCGCGGGCGCAATCTGGCGATCGATCGCCGGTGTGCTCCTAATGGCGCTCATCGGCAATGGCTTCAATATTCTCAACGTCAATCCTTTCTTCAAGGACCTGACAACGGGAGTGATCATCGTGATCGCGGTCGCGCTCGCCGCATCGAATTCGCGGCGCTGA
- a CDS encoding hydantoinase/oxoprolinase family protein translates to MTDKTIRVSTDVGGTFTDLVYFETDRVSGVQTVRTEKSDTTPPDFEKGVLNVLDKAGVDIASVDLFAHGTTVIINALTERKGAKVGLITTKGFRDTLEIGRGNRPDFFNLMYRKPAPFVPRHLRQELPGRMDYQGHETIPLDLSFLDTILAGYKAEKVEAIAICLLHSYANPAHESAVLQAIRERWPEIAAVASHQITREWREYERSNTTVLSAYVQPKAQRYLEKLETGLRDKGYRGNLFIMQSNCGVDSVDAVKAVPITMVESGPASGFWGAAELGRIIDEPNVLALDIGGTTAKCSLIENGQVRIKTDYWIERNKTSAGYPIMVPVVDLVEIGNGGGSIAWVDDFNKLHVGPQSAGASPGPAAYGRGGTNVTTTDANLALGRINHDYFCGGSVIADIAALDTALEALAGQLGVSPTEAARGIVRIANSNMVNALKLVSVNRGYDPRDFTLVAFGGGGAMHAVSLGQELNVKKVVIPRGAAVFSAWGMMMSDLRRDYFVTRLLDETDHAALDDLVSQTIALAVSEFAHEGVEAAKVTMRPMIRCRYRNQEFAVEVPVISGPIGAEETARMVADFHEIYEREYTYRLDADVEIIGLHLIASSEIGKLELVPLPRAGASVEQAIKGRRSVDYATEGVHEAVIYDARKLEPGMQFAGPAIIEDPGTTIVVHPDNIVLIDDYGNTHITIRS, encoded by the coding sequence ATGACGGACAAAACTATCCGTGTCTCCACCGATGTTGGCGGCACTTTTACGGATCTGGTTTATTTCGAAACCGATCGCGTGAGCGGCGTACAGACCGTACGCACGGAAAAATCGGACACGACCCCTCCGGACTTTGAAAAAGGCGTGCTCAACGTGCTTGATAAGGCCGGGGTCGACATCGCCAGCGTCGATTTATTTGCCCACGGCACCACTGTTATCATCAACGCGTTGACGGAGCGGAAAGGCGCAAAGGTGGGGTTGATCACCACGAAGGGTTTCCGGGATACGCTGGAAATCGGACGTGGCAACCGGCCCGACTTCTTCAACCTGATGTACCGCAAGCCGGCACCTTTCGTGCCGCGCCACCTGCGGCAGGAACTGCCTGGGCGGATGGACTATCAGGGCCATGAAACCATACCGCTCGACCTTTCTTTCCTCGACACCATCCTTGCCGGATACAAGGCTGAGAAGGTAGAGGCAATCGCCATCTGTCTTCTGCATTCCTATGCGAACCCCGCGCATGAAAGCGCCGTTCTACAGGCGATCCGCGAACGCTGGCCGGAGATTGCTGCCGTCGCCTCCCACCAGATCACTCGCGAGTGGCGCGAATACGAGCGTTCCAACACCACGGTGCTTTCGGCCTATGTACAGCCAAAGGCACAGCGCTATCTCGAAAAGCTGGAAACTGGCCTGAGGGACAAGGGATATCGCGGCAACCTGTTCATCATGCAGTCCAATTGCGGCGTGGATTCTGTCGATGCCGTAAAGGCCGTGCCGATCACCATGGTCGAAAGCGGTCCTGCCTCCGGCTTCTGGGGTGCTGCCGAACTTGGCCGGATTATCGACGAACCCAACGTGCTAGCGCTAGACATCGGCGGCACCACCGCCAAATGCTCGTTAATCGAGAATGGTCAGGTGCGGATCAAGACCGACTACTGGATCGAGCGCAACAAAACATCGGCCGGTTATCCCATCATGGTGCCGGTGGTCGATCTGGTGGAAATCGGCAATGGCGGCGGATCGATCGCCTGGGTGGACGATTTCAACAAGCTTCATGTCGGTCCGCAGTCCGCTGGCGCATCGCCCGGTCCTGCCGCTTATGGCAGGGGTGGAACGAACGTCACAACGACGGATGCCAATCTGGCACTTGGCCGCATCAATCACGACTATTTCTGCGGCGGCTCTGTCATCGCCGACATCGCAGCGCTCGATACAGCACTGGAAGCACTTGCCGGGCAACTCGGCGTCTCCCCCACCGAGGCTGCGCGTGGCATTGTACGCATCGCGAATTCCAACATGGTCAATGCGCTCAAGTTGGTTTCCGTCAATCGCGGTTACGATCCGCGCGACTTCACTCTGGTCGCGTTCGGCGGCGGCGGCGCCATGCATGCCGTGTCGCTCGGCCAGGAACTGAATGTCAAGAAGGTGGTGATCCCACGCGGAGCTGCGGTCTTTTCTGCCTGGGGCATGATGATGTCGGATCTACGCCGGGATTATTTCGTCACCCGCCTGCTAGACGAAACGGATCACGCAGCACTCGACGATCTGGTCTCGCAGACGATAGCGCTTGCCGTTTCGGAGTTTGCGCATGAGGGGGTCGAGGCGGCGAAGGTGACGATGCGCCCGATGATCCGCTGCCGCTACCGCAACCAGGAATTCGCCGTCGAGGTTCCCGTCATTTCCGGGCCTATAGGTGCGGAAGAGACCGCCCGCATGGTAGCGGATTTCCACGAGATCTACGAGCGAGAATACACCTACCGGCTGGATGCCGACGTCGAAATCATCGGCCTGCATCTGATCGCGTCGAGCGAAATCGGCAAGCTGGAGCTTGTTCCCTTGCCACGAGCCGGAGCCTCTGTCGAGCAGGCCATCAAGGGTCGACGCAGCGTGGACTACGCGACGGAAGGTGTCCACGAAGCCGTGATCTATGACGCGAGAAAGCTCGAGCCGGGAATGCAGTTCGCCGGACCGGCAATCATCGAGGATCCCGGCACCACCATCGTCGTTCACCCAGACAATATCGTCCTGATCGATGATTACGGCAACACGCACATCACCATCCGGAGTTGA
- a CDS encoding hydantoinase B/oxoprolinase family protein: protein MTEPHDPVTFDIIQNALEAVADEMFVAQRKTSMSAIIYEVLDLSTSVLDKDGQIAASGAGIPAFIGVLDKAIAGIFKKFKPEDIRPGDLFASNDPYFGGVTHLNDMVLAAPVFHDGKLIAWVANIAHWNDVGGNVPGSMSSDATEIFQEGIRIPAVKLFEEGRANQAVFDILYVNTRLPDFLRGDLWAGIAGLRIGERRILELVVKYGAATFEAAVADFMAFGARRARAALKRIPAGTYTFEEEQDTGAIHKVVLTITDEEFIVDLRDNPAQKGSSNSSREGTEIAVQLAFKSFTDPEAPGNGGFFQPLKVVTKPGTIFHVEAPGALGYYSEVEIRLFDMLLRALSSHFPGVVPAGNFASICGTVVGGPHPVTGRHYTIVEPQVGGWGAWEGCDGNSGQFSGFHGETFNCPAEIAEARYGLSVDQAMLNAEPGGEGQWRGGKGIDVHYRVLADNNFLSVGYTRTRIPPWGVAGGLDGSVNYVEVRRTDGTRERLSFATNVVVNTGDVIRVVTGNGGGFGDPKLRAPEAVAEDIKNGYLTEERAQAVHR from the coding sequence ATGACCGAGCCCCACGATCCCGTTACTTTCGACATCATCCAGAACGCACTGGAAGCGGTGGCCGACGAGATGTTCGTTGCTCAGCGCAAAACCTCAATGAGCGCCATCATTTACGAGGTCCTCGACCTGTCCACCTCTGTCCTCGACAAGGATGGTCAGATCGCCGCGTCGGGCGCCGGCATTCCCGCCTTCATCGGCGTGCTCGACAAGGCGATTGCCGGCATCTTCAAGAAATTTAAGCCGGAAGATATCCGGCCGGGTGATCTTTTCGCCTCCAACGACCCGTATTTCGGCGGCGTCACCCACCTCAACGACATGGTTCTTGCCGCCCCGGTCTTCCACGACGGCAAGCTGATCGCCTGGGTTGCCAACATCGCCCACTGGAACGATGTGGGCGGCAACGTTCCGGGCTCCATGTCATCGGATGCGACTGAAATCTTCCAGGAGGGGATCCGCATTCCTGCTGTGAAGCTGTTTGAGGAAGGACGTGCGAACCAGGCGGTTTTCGACATTCTCTATGTCAATACGCGGCTGCCGGACTTTCTGCGTGGCGATCTCTGGGCCGGCATTGCTGGATTGCGGATTGGCGAGCGGCGCATTCTGGAGTTGGTCGTGAAATACGGCGCGGCCACATTCGAGGCTGCCGTGGCCGACTTCATGGCATTCGGCGCGCGCCGCGCGCGCGCTGCCCTCAAGCGCATCCCAGCCGGCACCTACACATTCGAGGAAGAACAGGATACTGGCGCGATCCATAAGGTTGTCCTCACCATCACTGATGAGGAATTCATCGTCGATCTGCGCGACAATCCCGCACAGAAGGGTTCGTCCAACTCCAGCCGCGAAGGCACCGAAATTGCTGTCCAGCTCGCCTTCAAGTCCTTCACGGACCCGGAAGCGCCTGGCAATGGCGGCTTCTTCCAACCGCTCAAGGTGGTTACGAAGCCGGGCACGATCTTCCATGTCGAGGCACCGGGGGCGCTCGGCTATTATTCCGAGGTCGAGATACGCCTTTTCGATATGCTGTTGCGGGCGCTCTCCTCGCACTTTCCCGGCGTCGTCCCTGCCGGTAATTTCGCTTCCATCTGCGGTACAGTCGTGGGCGGACCGCATCCCGTCACCGGACGTCATTACACGATCGTCGAGCCACAGGTCGGCGGCTGGGGTGCCTGGGAGGGTTGCGACGGGAACAGCGGCCAGTTTTCCGGATTTCACGGCGAGACCTTCAATTGCCCGGCCGAGATCGCCGAAGCCCGTTATGGCCTGTCGGTGGACCAGGCCATGCTGAACGCGGAGCCCGGCGGCGAGGGCCAGTGGCGCGGCGGCAAGGGGATCGACGTCCATTACCGCGTGCTGGCCGACAACAATTTCCTGTCAGTGGGCTACACCCGCACCCGCATCCCTCCATGGGGCGTGGCGGGCGGGCTCGACGGGTCGGTCAATTATGTGGAAGTTCGACGGACGGACGGCACCCGCGAACGCCTGTCCTTTGCGACCAATGTCGTTGTCAACACCGGCGATGTCATCCGTGTCGTAACCGGCAATGGCGGCGGCTTTGGCGACCCAAAACTGCGCGCGCCCGAGGCCGTCGCCGAAGACATCAAGAACGGATATCTAACGGAAGAAAGAGCACAGGCCGTCCATCGTTAA